A DNA window from Leptolyngbya sp. KIOST-1 contains the following coding sequences:
- a CDS encoding FeoA family protein produces MELNSTNAASHASLDSQGLGITFVGGTVDIDDVPAPELREVTPTGSGDVLLPLAMMTLGDRVWIVEIKGGHAMVRRLTDLGLTQGCEITIVSRTESGSVIVGFQGCRIGIGAGIAHRVMVTTALPDRAPTRSNPIHHYSPGDMAMTATLYLGTLTVGQSGRILGYETSHRAYREKLLSMGLTPGTHFTITRQAPLGDPIEIEVRGYKLSLRKGEAAALKVEVVGG; encoded by the coding sequence ATGGAACTGAACTCTACCAACGCCGCTTCCCACGCTTCCCTGGATAGTCAGGGTTTAGGGATCACCTTTGTCGGAGGGACAGTTGACATCGACGATGTCCCCGCGCCTGAGCTTAGGGAAGTCACGCCAACCGGTTCGGGGGACGTGCTATTGCCGCTGGCCATGATGACCCTCGGCGATCGCGTCTGGATCGTCGAGATCAAAGGCGGCCACGCCATGGTGCGCCGCCTCACCGATTTGGGCCTCACCCAGGGCTGTGAAATCACCATTGTCAGTCGTACCGAAAGCGGGTCGGTGATTGTGGGTTTCCAGGGCTGCCGCATTGGCATCGGTGCGGGCATCGCCCACCGCGTCATGGTCACCACCGCCCTACCCGATCGCGCACCCACCCGATCCAACCCCATCCACCATTACTCCCCTGGAGACATGGCCATGACCGCCACCCTGTACCTTGGCACCCTCACCGTCGGCCAATCAGGCCGCATTCTCGGCTACGAAACCAGCCACCGCGCCTACCGCGAAAAACTGCTGTCCATGGGCCTCACCCCCGGCACCCACTTCACCATCACCCGCCAGGCCCCCCTCGGCGACCCCATCGAAATCGAAGTACGCGGCTACAAACTCAGCCTGCGGAAGGGGGAAGCGGCGGCGTTGAAGGTGGAAGTGGTAGGGGGGTAG
- a CDS encoding gluconokinase — MIIILMGVSGVGKTTVGKRLAQRLEIPFHEGDDFHPSDNIAKMERGEPLNERDRSPWIASLQECIDTLLANGEEAVIACSALKADYRQQLGGDRDRVEFVLLKGSYDLIQERLNDREGHFMADSLLDSQMEALEAPADSLVVEVDQSPEAIVESIVEQLDLAQR, encoded by the coding sequence ATGATCATAATCTTGATGGGGGTTTCGGGGGTGGGCAAAACCACCGTCGGTAAGCGACTGGCCCAGCGGCTGGAGATACCCTTCCACGAAGGCGACGATTTTCACCCGTCCGACAATATAGCCAAAATGGAGCGGGGCGAACCGCTGAATGAGCGCGATCGCAGCCCCTGGATAGCATCTTTACAGGAATGTATCGATACGCTGTTGGCCAATGGAGAAGAAGCCGTGATTGCCTGCTCGGCCCTCAAGGCCGATTACCGCCAGCAGCTCGGTGGCGATCGCGATCGGGTGGAGTTTGTGCTGCTCAAGGGCTCCTACGACCTGATTCAGGAGCGATTGAACGACCGCGAGGGGCACTTCATGGCCGACTCTCTGTTGGACAGCCAAATGGAAGCCCTCGAAGCCCCCGCCGACAGCCTGGTGGTTGAGGTCGATCAATCCCCAGAGGCGATTGTTGAATCCATTGTCGAGCAGCTGGACCTGGCCCAGCGCTAG
- a CDS encoding HlyD family type I secretion periplasmic adaptor subunit, with product MVRINSLPPSQSSDPNGDAVLANQPSRQRVQFDKPVILRQSPRWSRAVVWSLVGVTTFTLAWACLAKFEEAIPAQGKLEPKGMVQPVQAPVGGVVEQVLVSEGQAVEAGEPLLRFNPETTQAQLTSLETIRTKLQEENAFYRAQLANNTEASAPVDIAPGLVQLTSNRAALVAENALYRAQLAGDATGETLPPAQRDRLRAATAELNSRLSIANLEVDQLRRQLTQTQAQLTNARDALRVNQNILDRIRPLYEAGGLGEIQYLQQEQEVNNRQTEVNRLVEEGQRLELAIAQAQEQFRNTSIASQDALQQRIAANDNQIATIDSQLTKTVLDNDKQLQELDSQIAQLQQTLTYQELRAPVSGTVFNLRANQPGYVANSTEPILEIVPADALVARVFITNRDIGFVREGMDVDVRIDSFPYSEFGDVKGTLTRIGSDALPPDQINPNYRFPAEITLGDQMIAIDGQPVQLQSGMSLSANIKTRPRRVITIFSDLFVRKIDTLKTGG from the coding sequence ATGGTTCGCATCAACAGCCTCCCCCCCAGCCAATCCTCCGACCCCAACGGCGACGCCGTGCTCGCCAACCAGCCCTCGCGGCAGCGCGTTCAGTTTGACAAGCCCGTTATTCTGCGCCAGTCGCCCCGCTGGTCGCGGGCGGTGGTCTGGAGCCTGGTAGGGGTGACGACCTTTACCCTGGCCTGGGCCTGTCTGGCCAAGTTTGAGGAGGCGATTCCGGCCCAGGGTAAGCTGGAGCCGAAGGGGATGGTGCAGCCGGTGCAGGCTCCGGTGGGGGGGGTGGTTGAGCAGGTGCTGGTCAGCGAGGGGCAGGCGGTGGAGGCGGGGGAACCCCTGCTGCGGTTTAACCCCGAAACCACCCAGGCTCAGCTCACGTCGCTTGAGACCATTCGCACCAAGCTGCAGGAGGAAAATGCCTTCTACCGGGCGCAGCTGGCCAACAACACGGAGGCCAGCGCCCCGGTGGATATTGCCCCCGGGCTGGTGCAGCTGACCAGCAACCGGGCTGCCCTGGTGGCCGAAAATGCCCTCTACCGCGCCCAGCTGGCGGGGGATGCCACTGGGGAAACCCTGCCCCCGGCCCAGCGCGATCGCCTGCGGGCGGCCACCGCCGAACTCAACTCGCGCCTCAGCATTGCCAATCTAGAGGTGGATCAGCTGCGCCGCCAGCTCACTCAGACCCAGGCCCAGCTGACCAACGCGCGCGATGCCCTGCGGGTGAATCAAAACATTCTCGATCGCATTCGGCCCCTGTACGAAGCTGGAGGGCTGGGCGAAATTCAGTACCTGCAGCAGGAGCAGGAGGTGAACAACCGCCAGACCGAGGTCAACCGCCTGGTGGAGGAAGGGCAGCGGCTGGAACTGGCGATCGCCCAGGCCCAGGAGCAGTTTCGCAATACCTCCATCGCCTCCCAGGACGCGCTGCAGCAGCGCATTGCCGCTAACGACAACCAGATCGCCACCATCGACAGCCAGCTGACCAAAACCGTACTCGACAACGACAAGCAGCTGCAGGAGCTAGACAGCCAGATCGCCCAGCTCCAGCAAACCCTCACCTACCAGGAGCTACGGGCTCCGGTCAGCGGCACGGTGTTTAACCTCAGGGCCAACCAACCGGGCTACGTGGCCAACTCCACCGAACCGATTCTGGAGATTGTGCCGGCCGATGCCCTGGTGGCGCGGGTGTTTATCACCAACCGTGACATTGGTTTTGTGCGCGAGGGCATGGATGTGGACGTGCGCATTGACTCGTTCCCCTACAGCGAGTTTGGCGATGTGAAGGGAACGCTCACCCGGATTGGCTCCGATGCCCTGCCTCCCGACCAGATCAACCCCAACTACCGATTTCCAGCCGAGATCACCCTGGGCGATCAGATGATCGCGATCGATGGACAGCCCGTGCAGCTCCAGTCGGGGATGTCGCTGAGCGCCAACATCAAAACCCGACCCCGCCGCGTCATCACGATTTTCTCCGACCTGTTTGTGCGGAAAATTGACACCCTGAAGACGGGTGGCTAG
- a CDS encoding type I secretion system permease/ATPase: protein MTQTSLSIQQTFETLEPFDRLPLAALQQLLQTAQPLKYRLGQPLLRREVLTQQVIVLLEGQARLLGYDPRTQQPVTLDRFGRGELLGVISLIRGVSCETVIASTEVLALTLPSYMFLGLLDEYPDFGRAVRDRVYRIEAFDLVAEHAKAHALDFGDLKAKAQTVCDESAIVTLPSGLNTLERLDPALTWVLSGGTVLNIPVGSTLVRDRPVDVLSPQGARVLGMTPAVLAETLPEPAIAQSEAVPRPVEVLDVNNIPYATEADLAPRASDPSAKEKSPGRSYPFARGRGEVDGALACFDMLSQQFSMPFRKDVVRRILANQHERMGQLSLPICGSVSEMMGLKTQLVRVPVGAFGRLNTPCLIRWQESFAVVYETGEKAYILGDPEVGVIRRTPESFAEAWGDSGEVLLLEPTRETPQQKFGLNWFWPSIKKYRWVLIEVFVASFFVQLFGLANPLMVQIIIDRVIVQNSVDTLQVLGVFLVVVAIFEALLTSLRTYLFVDTTNRIDMALGSEIIDHLFRLPLRYFDKRPVGELSSRINELENIRSFLTGTALTVVLDAVFSVLYIVVMFIYSWLLTLVALATIPLFVLVTVLASPIVRKQLRVKAERNAATQSLLVESLSGIQTVKAQNIELRTRWKWQERYAQYVSAGFNTVLTSTTANSASNFLNKLSALLVLWVGAYLVLAGQLTLGQLIAFRIISGYVTAPILRLAQLWQNFQETALSLERLSDIIDHPQETDADEANQIPMPEITGQVTFENVAFRFAPSGPLQLANVNLEFPAGIFIGVVGQSGSGKSTLMKLLPRLYELESGRILIDHYDISKVDLHSLRRQIGIVPQDSLLFEGTIQENIALTNPDAESSVIIEAAKTACCHDFIMDLPLGYNTRVGERGSTLSGGQRQRIAIARTILQNPRLLILDEATSALDYDTEHQVSMNLKAWAQGRTVFFITHRLNTIQQADQILVMDQGSAVELGTHEELMALQGRYFTLYQQQLSGV, encoded by the coding sequence ATGACCCAAACGTCGCTTTCGATTCAGCAAACCTTTGAGACCTTAGAGCCCTTTGATCGATTGCCCCTCGCCGCTCTGCAACAGCTGCTGCAGACGGCCCAGCCCCTCAAGTATCGGTTGGGGCAGCCGCTGCTGCGACGGGAGGTGCTGACCCAGCAGGTGATTGTGCTGCTCGAAGGGCAGGCCCGGCTGCTGGGCTATGACCCGCGCACCCAGCAGCCTGTCACCCTGGATCGCTTTGGCCGGGGCGAACTGCTGGGGGTGATCAGCCTGATTCGCGGAGTGTCCTGTGAAACGGTGATCGCCTCAACCGAAGTGCTCGCCCTCACCCTGCCCTCCTATATGTTCCTGGGGCTGCTGGATGAGTACCCCGACTTTGGCCGCGCGGTGCGCGATCGCGTCTACCGAATCGAAGCCTTTGACCTAGTAGCGGAGCACGCCAAAGCCCACGCCCTGGACTTCGGCGATCTCAAGGCCAAGGCCCAAACCGTCTGTGACGAATCGGCGATCGTCACCCTGCCCAGCGGTCTCAACACCCTGGAGCGGCTGGACCCCGCTCTGACCTGGGTACTGAGCGGCGGCACGGTGCTGAATATTCCGGTGGGCTCTACCCTGGTGCGCGATCGCCCCGTGGACGTACTCAGCCCCCAGGGGGCGCGGGTGCTGGGCATGACCCCGGCGGTGCTGGCCGAAACCCTGCCCGAACCGGCGATCGCCCAATCTGAGGCGGTGCCGCGCCCCGTGGAGGTGCTCGACGTCAACAACATCCCCTACGCCACCGAGGCCGATCTGGCCCCCCGGGCTTCAGATCCCTCCGCGAAGGAAAAATCCCCCGGCCGCAGCTACCCCTTTGCCCGGGGCCGGGGCGAGGTCGATGGGGCGCTGGCCTGCTTCGACATGCTCAGCCAGCAGTTCTCTATGCCCTTTCGCAAAGATGTCGTTCGCCGCATTTTGGCCAATCAGCACGAGCGCATGGGTCAGCTCTCGCTGCCAATCTGCGGTTCGGTGAGCGAAATGATGGGCCTCAAAACCCAGCTGGTGCGGGTGCCCGTGGGGGCCTTTGGTCGGCTCAATACCCCCTGCCTGATTCGCTGGCAGGAGAGCTTTGCCGTCGTCTATGAAACCGGCGAAAAGGCCTACATTTTGGGCGACCCCGAGGTGGGCGTCATTCGCCGCACCCCGGAGAGCTTTGCCGAGGCCTGGGGCGACAGCGGAGAGGTGCTGTTGTTGGAGCCCACCCGCGAAACCCCTCAGCAAAAGTTTGGCCTCAACTGGTTTTGGCCCTCGATCAAAAAGTACCGCTGGGTGCTGATTGAAGTGTTTGTGGCCTCGTTCTTTGTGCAGCTGTTTGGCCTGGCCAATCCGCTGATGGTGCAGATCATCATCGATCGCGTCATTGTGCAAAACAGCGTCGATACCCTGCAGGTGCTGGGGGTCTTTCTGGTGGTGGTGGCCATTTTTGAGGCCCTGCTCACCAGCCTGCGCACCTACCTTTTTGTCGATACCACCAACCGCATCGACATGGCCCTGGGCTCCGAGATCATCGACCACCTGTTTCGGCTGCCCCTGCGCTACTTTGACAAGCGCCCCGTGGGCGAACTCTCCAGCCGCATCAACGAGCTGGAAAATATTCGCTCCTTCCTCACCGGCACCGCCCTGACGGTCGTACTCGACGCGGTCTTCTCCGTGCTGTACATCGTGGTCATGTTCATCTACAGCTGGCTGCTGACCCTGGTGGCCCTGGCCACCATTCCGCTGTTTGTGCTGGTGACGGTGCTGGCCTCCCCGATTGTGCGCAAGCAGCTGCGGGTCAAAGCCGAGCGCAATGCCGCAACCCAGTCGCTCCTGGTCGAGTCGCTGTCGGGGATTCAGACGGTGAAGGCGCAAAATATAGAGCTGCGCACCCGCTGGAAGTGGCAGGAGCGCTATGCCCAGTACGTCAGCGCCGGGTTTAACACGGTGCTCACCTCTACCACCGCCAATTCCGCCAGCAACTTTCTCAACAAGCTCTCGGCGCTGCTGGTGCTGTGGGTGGGAGCCTACCTGGTGCTGGCCGGGCAGCTCACCCTGGGTCAGCTGATTGCCTTCCGGATCATTTCGGGCTACGTGACCGCGCCGATTTTGCGCCTGGCCCAGCTGTGGCAAAACTTCCAGGAGACGGCCCTGTCCCTGGAGCGGCTGTCGGACATCATCGACCATCCCCAGGAGACCGACGCCGACGAGGCCAACCAGATCCCCATGCCGGAAATCACAGGTCAGGTCACCTTCGAGAATGTGGCCTTTCGCTTTGCCCCCTCGGGGCCGCTCCAGCTGGCCAACGTCAACCTGGAGTTTCCGGCGGGAATTTTCATTGGCGTGGTGGGCCAGAGCGGCTCGGGCAAGAGTACGCTGATGAAGCTGCTGCCCCGCCTCTACGAGCTGGAGTCGGGCCGCATTTTGATCGACCACTACGACATTAGCAAGGTGGATCTGCACTCGCTGCGGCGGCAGATCGGCATTGTGCCCCAGGACAGCCTGCTGTTTGAGGGCACCATTCAGGAGAATATTGCCCTCACCAACCCCGACGCCGAGTCGAGCGTGATCATCGAGGCGGCCAAAACCGCCTGCTGCCACGACTTTATTATGGACCTGCCCCTGGGCTACAACACCCGCGTCGGCGAGCGCGGCTCCACCCTCTCCGGCGGGCAGCGGCAGAGAATCGCGATCGCCCGCACCATCCTGCAAAACCCGCGCCTGCTGATTCTGGATGAGGCCACCAGCGCCCTCGACTACGACACCGAGCACCAGGTCTCGATGAATCTCAAGGCCTGGGCCCAGGGCCGCACCGTCTTTTTCATCACCCATCGGCTCAACACCATTCAACAGGCCGACCAGATTCTGGTCATGGACCAGGGCTCGGCGGTGGAGTTGGGCACCCACGAGGAACTGATGGCGCTTCAGGGGCGCTACTTTACCCTCTACCAGCAGCAGCTCAGCGGCGTCTAG
- the hisA gene encoding 1-(5-phosphoribosyl)-5-[(5-phosphoribosylamino)methylideneamino]imidazole-4-carboxamide isomerase, giving the protein MEVIPAIDLIDGRCVRLYQGDYAQTEVFNDNPVEVAQQWVDQGATRLHLVDLDGAKSGKPENWQAIEAIAAAVDIPIEVGGGLRDRARVTDLFSIGVRYAILGTAAIENPELVSDLSGEFPGQIIVGIDARDGKVATRGWLETSEVEAIALAQQMAQRGAAAIIYTDIQRDGTLQGPNIPAMRSMAAAVSIPVIASGGVGALRDLLSLLALEPQGVEGVIVGRALYTGDVSLKEAVRAVGNGRWQDVPPSLGGSAFA; this is encoded by the coding sequence ATGGAAGTTATTCCCGCTATTGATTTGATCGACGGTCGCTGTGTGCGGCTGTACCAGGGCGACTACGCCCAGACCGAGGTGTTTAACGACAACCCGGTGGAGGTGGCGCAGCAGTGGGTAGACCAGGGGGCAACCCGGCTGCACCTGGTGGATCTCGATGGGGCCAAGTCGGGCAAGCCGGAAAACTGGCAGGCCATTGAGGCGATCGCCGCCGCTGTAGACATTCCCATCGAAGTGGGGGGTGGGCTGCGCGATCGCGCCCGAGTCACCGATTTATTCTCCATCGGCGTTCGCTACGCCATTTTGGGCACGGCGGCGATTGAGAACCCTGAGCTAGTCAGCGACTTGAGCGGCGAATTCCCCGGCCAGATCATCGTCGGGATCGATGCCCGGGACGGCAAAGTGGCGACGCGGGGCTGGCTAGAAACCTCTGAAGTGGAGGCGATCGCCCTGGCCCAGCAGATGGCGCAGCGCGGCGCAGCGGCGATTATCTACACCGATATTCAGCGCGACGGCACTCTCCAGGGGCCAAACATTCCGGCGATGCGATCGATGGCGGCAGCCGTGTCGATCCCCGTGATTGCCTCCGGCGGCGTCGGTGCCCTGCGCGATTTGCTCAGCCTGCTGGCGCTGGAACCCCAGGGAGTTGAGGGGGTAATTGTGGGTCGTGCCCTTTATACCGGGGATGTCAGCCTCAAAGAAGCGGTGCGGGCAGTGGGCAACGGGCGCTGGCAGGATGTGCCCCCGTCGCTGGGTGGCTCGGCCTTCGCCTAA
- a CDS encoding type II toxin-antitoxin system HicA family toxin, translated as MSKFPVDAPKKRVIKAFEALGFRVIREREHIVMSRENEDGTQTPLVMPNHSAIKSGTLRAICNQIGVSREEFLQAYNQR; from the coding sequence ATGTCCAAGTTCCCGGTTGATGCCCCTAAAAAGCGAGTCATCAAAGCCTTTGAGGCATTGGGCTTTCGGGTCATTCGGGAACGAGAGCACATTGTTATGAGCCGTGAGAATGAGGATGGGACCCAAACACCCCTCGTTATGCCCAACCATTCAGCTATCAAAAGTGGAACGCTGAGAGCCATCTGCAATCAGATTGGAGTCTCAAGGGAAGAATTTTTGCAAGCCTACAACCAACGTTAA
- a CDS encoding LysR family transcriptional regulator: protein MIHATLHQLKVFEATARHGSFTRAAEELYLTQPTVSIQVKQLTKAVGLPLFEQIGKRLYLTQAGQKLLETCQEIFDGLDQFEMAVSDLKGLKQGQLRLAVITTAKYFVPRLLGPFCQRFPGIDISLKVTNHQQIQERMANNDDDLYIISTPPEQPDLKIYPFLENPLVVLGPQDHPLVGKPRSPISVLNGEQFIMREPGSGTRQAVQKLFSEHEIDVKVRLELGSNEAIKQAIAGGLGISVLSLHTIISEGTTGEFAILDVDHFPIDRQWYVAHLAGKQLSVVSQAFLNYLLEESHAMVDNLLPGINRVPPAADRATKAKGNELLSKV, encoded by the coding sequence TTGATTCACGCCACGCTGCACCAGCTCAAGGTTTTTGAGGCGACTGCTCGCCACGGCAGCTTCACCCGCGCCGCCGAAGAGCTCTACCTGACCCAGCCCACGGTGTCGATTCAGGTGAAGCAGTTGACCAAAGCGGTGGGGCTGCCCCTGTTTGAGCAAATCGGCAAGCGCCTTTACCTGACCCAGGCGGGGCAAAAGCTGCTGGAAACCTGTCAGGAAATTTTTGACGGCCTTGACCAGTTTGAAATGGCGGTATCCGACCTGAAGGGGCTGAAGCAGGGTCAGCTGCGCCTGGCGGTGATCACCACGGCCAAATATTTTGTGCCCCGGCTGCTGGGGCCGTTTTGCCAGCGCTTTCCCGGCATCGACATTTCGCTGAAGGTGACCAACCACCAGCAGATTCAGGAGCGCATGGCCAACAACGACGATGACCTCTACATCATCAGCACCCCGCCCGAGCAGCCCGATCTCAAGATTTACCCCTTTCTGGAAAATCCGCTAGTGGTGCTTGGTCCCCAGGATCACCCGCTGGTGGGCAAGCCGCGATCGCCCATCAGCGTGCTCAACGGGGAACAGTTCATCATGCGGGAGCCGGGCTCGGGTACCCGCCAGGCGGTACAAAAGCTGTTCTCCGAGCACGAGATTGACGTCAAGGTGCGGCTGGAGCTGGGCAGCAACGAGGCGATCAAGCAGGCGATCGCAGGCGGCCTGGGGATTTCGGTGCTGTCGCTGCACACCATTATCTCCGAGGGCACCACGGGCGAGTTTGCCATCCTCGATGTCGATCACTTCCCTATCGATCGCCAGTGGTACGTGGCCCACCTGGCCGGCAAGCAGCTCTCGGTGGTCTCCCAGGCATTTTTGAACTACCTGCTGGAAGAGAGCCACGCCATGGTGGACAATTTACTGCCGGGGATCAATCGGGTGCCTCCCGCAGCCGATCGCGCCACCAAGGCCAAGGGCAACGAACTGCTGAGCAAAGTTTAG
- a CDS encoding type II toxin-antitoxin system HicB family antitoxin: MKTFKIVIEKHPDGYVAYPIGMAGAVVGQGDTYEEALADVKSAIACYVDIFGKEMLDDSPSVEVFIAEAAVAV; encoded by the coding sequence ATGAAGACGTTCAAGATCGTAATTGAGAAACATCCAGACGGTTATGTGGCCTATCCGATTGGTATGGCTGGAGCCGTGGTAGGCCAAGGCGATACCTATGAAGAAGCGCTCGCCGATGTAAAATCTGCGATCGCTTGCTACGTTGATATTTTTGGCAAAGAGATGCTGGATGATTCCCCATCGGTTGAGGTCTTTATCGCTGAAGCTGCCGTTGCCGTGTGA
- the fabI gene encoding enoyl-ACP reductase FabI has protein sequence MLDLTGKNALVTGIANNRSIAWGIAQQLHAAGANLGITYLPDEKGKMEGKVKDLVDPLNPSLFLPCNVQDEAQVEQVFSTIGEKWGKLDILIHCLAFANRDDLTGDFSATSKAGFQLALDVSAYSLITLARGAKPLMTDGGSIVTLTYLGGVRVVPNYNVMGIAKSALEMNVRYLASELGPHNIRVNGISAGPIRTLASSAVGGILDMIHHVEEIAPLRRTVTQTEVGNTAAFLCSDLSTGMTGQILYVDSGYCIMGM, from the coding sequence ATGCTAGACCTGACTGGTAAAAACGCCCTGGTAACGGGCATTGCCAACAACCGCTCGATCGCCTGGGGCATTGCCCAGCAGCTCCACGCTGCCGGGGCCAACCTGGGCATCACCTACCTGCCCGACGAAAAAGGCAAAATGGAAGGCAAGGTCAAGGACCTGGTTGACCCCCTCAATCCCAGTCTGTTTCTGCCCTGCAACGTGCAGGACGAAGCCCAGGTCGAGCAGGTGTTTAGCACCATTGGCGAGAAATGGGGCAAGCTGGATATTTTGATTCACTGCCTGGCCTTTGCCAACCGGGACGACCTGACCGGCGACTTTAGCGCCACCTCCAAGGCAGGCTTTCAGCTGGCCCTCGATGTCAGCGCCTACTCGCTGATCACCCTGGCGCGGGGGGCCAAACCGCTGATGACCGACGGCGGCAGCATCGTCACCCTCACCTACCTGGGCGGCGTGCGGGTGGTGCCCAACTACAACGTCATGGGCATTGCCAAATCGGCGCTGGAGATGAACGTGCGCTACCTGGCCTCAGAACTCGGCCCCCACAACATTCGGGTCAACGGCATTTCCGCTGGCCCCATCCGCACCCTGGCCTCCTCGGCGGTGGGCGGCATTCTCGACATGATTCACCACGTCGAAGAAATCGCCCCCCTGCGTCGCACCGTCACCCAAACTGAAGTCGGCAATACGGCGGCGTTTCTGTGCAGCGACCTCTCGACCGGCATGACCGGGCAAATTCTCTACGTCGACTCGGGCTACTGCATCATGGGGATGTAA